The Acidicapsa acidisoli genome contains a region encoding:
- the zwf gene encoding glucose-6-phosphate dehydrogenase: MTAAYSDAFVFFGATGDLAYKQIFPALHGLIRDEGFNLPIIGVAKAGWNLDQLKARAKDSLAHHGCVDPAVCDKILDLLQYVDGDYNDPNTFAQLRAELGQAQRPLHYLAIPPSLFGAVAENLAKSGCAENARVVVEKPFGRDVKSAKELGRMLQQYFPEENIFRIDHYLGKEPVQNILYTRFANPMFEPIWNRDHVRSIQITMAENFGVQDRGHFYDEVGALLDVVQNHMLQVVANLTMDPPTGEDNDAARDRKGELMRAIRPLKAEDVVRGQYEGYRKVHGVAPGSTVETFVAIRLEIDSWRWAGVPIFIRAGKMLPVTCTEALVEFKRPPKETFGEHVPNTSAHMRIRVSPDMSIGLGVRVKTPGERMVGRDVELELRRQAADDMPPYQRLLGDASRGNTELFSRQDLVEAQWRIVEPVLGNVAPYYSYAPGTWGPEEAHQLIANDGGWLDPTVTE; the protein is encoded by the coding sequence ATGACCGCTGCTTATTCCGACGCCTTCGTATTCTTTGGCGCAACCGGCGACCTTGCCTACAAACAAATTTTTCCCGCGCTCCACGGGTTGATCCGCGACGAAGGCTTCAATCTTCCGATCATCGGCGTGGCTAAAGCTGGCTGGAACCTGGATCAGCTCAAAGCTCGCGCCAAAGATAGCCTCGCGCATCACGGCTGTGTCGATCCCGCGGTCTGCGACAAGATCCTGGATCTGCTGCAGTACGTGGATGGCGACTACAACGATCCCAACACCTTTGCGCAGCTTCGTGCGGAGTTGGGCCAGGCGCAGAGACCGTTGCACTATCTCGCTATTCCCCCAAGCCTCTTCGGAGCTGTAGCGGAGAATCTCGCCAAGTCAGGCTGTGCCGAGAATGCTCGAGTCGTCGTCGAAAAGCCTTTTGGGCGAGACGTGAAATCCGCGAAAGAGCTTGGCCGGATGCTCCAGCAGTATTTTCCCGAAGAGAACATTTTTCGTATCGATCACTATCTGGGCAAAGAACCAGTGCAGAACATCCTATACACGCGTTTTGCCAACCCGATGTTCGAGCCAATCTGGAATCGCGATCACGTTCGCAGCATTCAGATCACGATGGCTGAAAACTTCGGAGTTCAGGATAGAGGCCATTTCTACGATGAGGTAGGCGCGCTTCTGGATGTTGTTCAGAATCACATGCTGCAGGTGGTCGCAAACCTCACAATGGACCCTCCAACCGGAGAAGACAACGACGCGGCGCGGGATCGGAAGGGCGAATTGATGCGGGCCATTCGACCGCTAAAAGCCGAGGACGTCGTACGAGGTCAATACGAGGGCTATCGCAAGGTTCATGGCGTCGCTCCCGGGTCGACCGTCGAGACCTTTGTCGCGATCAGGCTAGAGATCGACAGTTGGCGTTGGGCCGGAGTTCCAATCTTCATTCGTGCCGGCAAAATGCTTCCTGTTACCTGCACGGAAGCCCTGGTCGAATTCAAACGGCCTCCCAAGGAGACCTTTGGAGAGCATGTGCCGAATACGTCGGCGCACATGAGAATCCGCGTCAGTCCGGACATGTCGATCGGGCTAGGAGTCCGCGTCAAGACCCCAGGGGAACGCATGGTGGGCCGGGATGTCGAGCTGGAATTGCGCCGGCAGGCGGCAGATGACATGCCCCCGTATCAACGGCTCCTGGGAGATGCCAGCCGGGGAAACACGGAACTGTTCTCGCGCCAGGATCTTGTCGAGGCGCAATGGCGCATCGTGGAACCGGTTCTCGGAAACGTCGCTCCGTACTATTCCTACGCGCCGGGCACTTGGGGCCCCGAAGAGGCGCATCAACTGATAGCGAACGATGGCGGGTGGCTTGATCCGACCGTAACGGAGTGA
- a CDS encoding BlaI/MecI/CopY family transcriptional regulator, whose protein sequence is MVKKRDIQRPTEGELELLALLWERGSGTVRELYEAVNLKRDVVYTGVLKLLQIMADKGLVERDERERAHVYRAAVSQADTEVRFLRELSERFFSGSAAQLALRALEMEKSSDTELEAIRELIRKKEASRNN, encoded by the coding sequence ATGGTGAAGAAGCGAGATATACAGAGGCCGACCGAAGGGGAACTGGAGTTGCTGGCGCTCCTCTGGGAGCGCGGCTCGGGCACCGTCCGGGAGCTTTATGAGGCAGTGAATCTCAAGCGGGATGTCGTCTACACAGGGGTGCTGAAACTCTTGCAAATCATGGCCGACAAAGGGCTGGTGGAACGCGACGAGCGCGAGCGTGCACATGTTTATCGCGCGGCGGTTTCGCAGGCTGACACCGAGGTCAGATTTCTGCGGGAGTTGAGCGAGCGGTTCTTCTCAGGCAGCGCAGCGCAACTGGCTTTGCGAGCCCTTGAGATGGAAAAGTCGAGCGATACCGAGTTAGAGGCGATCCGTGAGTTGATTCGGAAGAAGGAAGCCTCGCGCAACAATTAA
- a CDS encoding NUDIX domain-containing protein codes for MSAEKPPQDKSILTLSTREVYRNPWLSVREDQILRSNGKQGIYSVVDKDDCALIIPLDLEKEEGRVWLVEQFRYTIQKRCLELPQGGWEMGGVDPEELARGELKEELGLHAAQMVYLGAMWIAYGYSNQKQHVFLATGLTVTEKDPDPEEHDLVAHSVSIAEFEKMMLDGTIQDCCTLSAWGLYQMWRRNPQ; via the coding sequence ATGAGCGCTGAAAAGCCGCCTCAAGACAAGAGCATCCTCACGCTTTCCACTCGCGAAGTCTACCGCAATCCGTGGCTGTCCGTGCGGGAAGATCAGATCCTGCGTTCCAACGGCAAGCAAGGTATTTACAGCGTTGTCGACAAGGACGACTGCGCGCTTATCATTCCTCTGGATCTTGAAAAGGAGGAAGGGCGGGTATGGCTCGTCGAGCAATTCCGCTACACGATCCAGAAGCGATGTCTGGAATTGCCGCAGGGCGGCTGGGAGATGGGCGGAGTCGATCCTGAGGAGCTTGCCAGGGGTGAACTCAAAGAGGAACTTGGGCTCCACGCAGCCCAGATGGTCTATCTGGGAGCAATGTGGATCGCCTACGGTTACTCGAATCAGAAGCAGCATGTCTTTCTGGCCACCGGGCTCACCGTCACCGAGAAAGATCCGGATCCTGAAGAGCACGATCTGGTTGCCCATTCCGTCTCTATCGCCGAGTTTGAGAAGATGATGCTCGACGGCACAATCCAAGATTGTTGCACCCTTTCCGCCTGGGGACTTTATCAGATGTGGAGGCGAAATCCTCAATGA
- a CDS encoding M56 family metallopeptidase: MSGLAVNWLTYDESLALGWTLLHFCWQGAIVALMFACADRMTLRASSGIRYALALGALALMPATVMTTFAIEMRDMAPSRAVENGGQAMQVTFMPPLQPSINHSSPVTLVDGAQSPEGWLASHTRLLLPWIPWIDGIWMLGILLLAVRAAGGWWHLEKLRRTACGVVPDDVKASLLHVCKRVNVGSEIILRVSDRVISPMVMGVWQSTVILPVSAILHLSREELEAVLAHELGHIRRWDYACNLLQTALETLLFFHPAVWWISGIVRDRREVCCDEIAVKSCSDPVVYAQTLLRLEEEKARGLELAVAFKGRGGVLLGRIEKVLGGVEPMEHRITGGVRLAAVSVVMFGLLFGPKIREAIAASQPTPDRIVAIKPAASSIIVDPNFDPTMQQGASADKFQTRRAVMQVGGQASKPAGVQKAVEVSSLRAGGGRSSELTMMQAEAKTETRSESKGISYIDGMRDAGYPLDLNNDLNTLISLKSLGVTPEYAKAMGALGFGKPSVHELLSLKALGVTPEYVAELKQSGLGAKDFHEVTTEKALGITPEYAAAMKKTDFGDLNLRDLISLKAQGVTPEYVGWLKQQFPKITMDELRRAAVFHLDDKFLAQAKSHGFDGKDLDKLLRLKMSGLLDEE; the protein is encoded by the coding sequence ATGAGCGGATTAGCGGTCAACTGGCTGACTTACGACGAATCATTGGCATTGGGATGGACGCTGCTGCACTTCTGTTGGCAAGGGGCAATCGTAGCGCTGATGTTTGCCTGCGCTGATCGGATGACCTTGCGCGCATCCTCTGGAATCCGGTACGCGCTGGCGCTCGGGGCTCTTGCACTGATGCCCGCGACTGTAATGACGACCTTTGCCATCGAGATGCGAGATATGGCGCCATCAAGGGCCGTTGAGAATGGCGGACAGGCGATGCAGGTAACATTCATGCCTCCTTTGCAGCCGTCGATTAACCATTCATCTCCCGTGACGCTGGTTGACGGAGCGCAGAGTCCGGAGGGTTGGCTGGCATCCCATACTCGGTTGCTTCTCCCATGGATACCGTGGATCGACGGGATCTGGATGCTTGGCATCCTGCTGCTTGCTGTTCGGGCGGCTGGCGGCTGGTGGCACTTGGAGAAGTTGCGAAGAACCGCTTGTGGTGTCGTTCCTGACGATGTTAAAGCGAGCCTTTTGCACGTATGCAAGCGGGTAAATGTAGGCAGCGAGATTATTCTGCGTGTATCTGATCGAGTGATCTCGCCAATGGTCATGGGGGTTTGGCAGTCGACAGTCATCCTGCCTGTCAGCGCCATTCTGCACTTGAGCCGAGAAGAACTCGAGGCTGTGCTGGCTCATGAATTGGGCCACATACGCCGCTGGGACTATGCTTGCAATCTGTTGCAGACCGCGTTGGAAACCTTGCTCTTCTTTCATCCGGCAGTGTGGTGGATCAGCGGCATCGTTCGCGACCGGCGAGAGGTTTGTTGTGATGAGATCGCGGTGAAAAGCTGTTCCGATCCGGTTGTCTACGCTCAAACTCTGTTGCGATTGGAAGAGGAAAAAGCCAGGGGACTGGAACTCGCCGTTGCGTTTAAGGGCCGCGGAGGAGTACTGCTGGGACGCATTGAGAAAGTATTGGGAGGGGTTGAACCGATGGAGCATCGAATAACTGGTGGCGTGCGATTGGCGGCAGTTTCCGTGGTTATGTTTGGACTGCTGTTTGGACCGAAGATTAGGGAAGCTATCGCAGCTTCGCAGCCGACGCCCGATCGGATTGTGGCGATCAAGCCAGCCGCGTCGTCAATCATCGTTGATCCAAATTTTGATCCAACAATGCAACAAGGCGCCTCCGCGGATAAATTCCAGACGCGCCGGGCGGTCATGCAGGTTGGAGGACAGGCATCAAAGCCGGCGGGTGTTCAGAAGGCCGTTGAGGTTTCGTCGCTGAGGGCCGGTGGGGGGCGTTCTTCCGAGTTGACTATGATGCAGGCCGAAGCGAAGACCGAGACCCGGTCCGAGTCGAAAGGGATCTCCTATATTGACGGGATGCGCGACGCTGGGTATCCGCTGGATCTGAACAACGATCTGAACACACTGATTTCGCTGAAGTCGCTGGGTGTGACGCCGGAATATGCCAAGGCGATGGGCGCACTTGGATTTGGCAAGCCATCGGTGCATGAGTTGCTCTCGCTCAAGGCGCTGGGCGTGACGCCGGAATATGTCGCGGAACTGAAACAGAGCGGTCTGGGTGCAAAGGACTTTCATGAGGTTACGACAGAAAAGGCGCTCGGGATTACTCCGGAATACGCCGCTGCAATGAAGAAGACCGACTTTGGCGATCTGAATCTCCGAGACCTCATCTCGCTGAAGGCGCAGGGTGTAACTCCGGAGTATGTCGGTTGGCTAAAGCAGCAGTTTCCCAAAATTACGATGGATGAGTTGCGCCGCGCGGCAGTCTTTCACCTTGACGACAAATTTCTGGCACAGGCAAAGAGTCACGGGTTTGACGGCAAAGATCTCGACAAGCTGTTGCGTCTGAAGATGTCCGGTTTGCTGGATGAAGAGTAA
- a CDS encoding glycosyltransferase, whose amino-acid sequence MTGANSSFRPLPVLPDLSVVIIGRNEGERLERCILSSQAIQGWQPTEILYVDSGSTDGSLDLAARLGATVLPLSPGTFTAARARNLGWRHATGELILFLDGDTILNSDFPLAALAELRKNPTNAAAWGHRREICPCISIYVRVLDLDWVFAPGETPYCGGDVLMRRAALESVDGFDETLIAGEEPEMCRRMRTLGWHIQHIDHPMTLHDLAITRFSQYWRRSLRAGYAFAAVSARFRDTSDPMWSEDARRNRLRGLFWLLSPVLALTASVALLSLLPIAIWFLLLFAVAARTARQSRWKSAPWSTLLLYGFHSHLQQIPILLGQLQFLSNRNKALIEYKDVPSLPEAPTPEKLEIRQP is encoded by the coding sequence ATGACGGGGGCCAACTCTTCCTTCCGGCCATTGCCTGTTTTGCCTGATCTCTCGGTCGTCATTATCGGCCGCAATGAAGGGGAACGTCTGGAGCGCTGCATTCTGAGTTCCCAGGCCATTCAGGGTTGGCAACCAACCGAGATACTGTACGTGGATTCCGGATCCACAGACGGCAGCCTCGATCTCGCCGCACGCCTTGGGGCTACCGTATTGCCATTATCTCCGGGAACATTCACCGCCGCTCGCGCGCGCAATCTCGGTTGGCGCCACGCAACCGGGGAGCTGATCCTTTTTCTGGATGGCGACACGATACTCAACTCGGATTTCCCGCTCGCCGCGCTCGCCGAGCTGCGGAAGAATCCAACCAACGCAGCCGCTTGGGGCCATCGCCGCGAAATCTGTCCGTGCATCTCCATTTATGTCCGCGTGCTGGATCTCGATTGGGTTTTTGCTCCCGGTGAAACCCCTTACTGCGGCGGTGATGTGCTCATGCGTCGTGCAGCTTTGGAGTCGGTGGATGGTTTCGATGAGACACTCATCGCCGGCGAAGAGCCGGAGATGTGTCGTCGCATGCGCACCCTTGGCTGGCACATCCAGCACATCGATCATCCGATGACTTTGCACGACCTTGCCATTACCCGTTTTTCCCAATATTGGCGTCGTTCCCTGCGAGCCGGTTATGCTTTTGCAGCGGTTTCAGCCCGTTTTCGCGATACTTCTGACCCAATGTGGTCAGAGGATGCGCGGCGTAACCGCCTGCGGGGTCTCTTCTGGCTCCTGAGTCCGGTTCTGGCTCTAACGGCCTCGGTTGCCCTCCTGTCGCTTTTGCCGATTGCGATTTGGTTTCTACTTCTGTTCGCTGTAGCAGCCCGGACCGCGCGGCAGTCCCGTTGGAAGTCAGCTCCCTGGAGCACTCTGCTGTTGTATGGCTTTCACTCACATCTGCAGCAAATCCCAATTCTCCTTGGACAACTGCAATTCCTGTCCAATCGCAATAAGGCTCTGATCGAATACAAAGATGTGCCGTCGCTGCCGGAAGCGCCAACCCCGGAAAAACTCGAGATACGCCAGCCATGA